In Salvia miltiorrhiza cultivar Shanhuang (shh) chromosome 4, IMPLAD_Smil_shh, whole genome shotgun sequence, the DNA window GTCCTTGTTGGCCATCAATTAGCCATTTGGTCCTTATGTGCAGCTCACTGAGTGCATATGACATTATACATACACGACCTGAAAATAACTCATCTAAGTGATAATTTCCAAGTTCAGACACAATAATGTTACCCACATATTCTGAGAGGTGCTCTGCAGTTTATCTAAGAATAAGAAAATAACTACAtgattttcaattaaactaactaaattcCAATTTGTTGCTCCCAAAATACTGAAAAGTGCCTAATAAACTGAAATATCAAGACAATATTTACAAGGCAATATCCGTAAGTAGAAATGTAGAATATAAAGTCACCAACAATGATATTCATTTGATACTTACATATCACTTAGCATACTCAATTAATCAAGTCATCCTCTGAGTTAAGTAAGAAAACAAAGACATTGATGGGCAACAATGCTAACAGAACTCCAGTCATCATATATGTCTGCTattgcaatttttatttatatttaaaagcTACCTACATGGCTGTATGCAATTCAGCACCTTTACCATGCTtgatgatatttggttatcatGTTCTGTTGGAATTTGATGCATATGTTACTTATGCTTCAGGTAATTGATGCATGTGCTAAAGGGGATTTGGGCCGCTTTATAAACCATAGTTGTGACCCTAACTGCCGGACAGAAAAGGTATTACTGGAAACTTTACCTTTCTTATATGTGTTTTCTTCATATATTTCAGAGGTTCAGTATAATGTGAAAGGTTATGGATCTGTAAAAACTTTTATTCAGTTTAATCATGTTAACAAATTACATGCATTCCCCTCCTATGGGGTGTGGCTTTCACCTTCCCCACTTCCTCCCCagtttgtgtgtgtttgttgacGTTTCATGTGAAGCCCAACAGAACTTTCGCATCTTCAAAAATCATTATGTGTGATAATTAAACTTCCTAAGAATGGAGAATCCTTAAAATTTTTGAACAACTTTCCTTTTGATCTTGTGATAGGTTTATCATTTACATTTATGTTGTTTTAGGTTTGAAAGCACACGGTGATAGAGAGATTGACAAAGAGATAAGCTTGAAGGTGAGTTTTATATCCTCTTGCTTTTAGTTTTGCACCATGGCTCAACTGGCAGCCATGGTTATGTAAATACCCTATATAGATTTTAGAAGGAATCTAGGTGCTCTTAGTTTTGCACCATGGCTCAACTGGCAGCCATGGTTATGCATGAATATCATAGATAAGCATGTATCTAGGTAGTCGATATGGAGAGTAGGTTAGAGTATTGGCAATATTTACATGTTCGTCACATACTCGATGTGATgcacattgaaaaaaatattctagAAAGTCTAATCGGTACATTGTTGGATATTCCTGGGAAAACGAAGGATGGAGTTGCTGCAATCTGCAGTCCCTACTGTTAATAGGATGTTGATTTTCATTGACTACTTAAAATATCAAATGCATTTAGGAATCTTGTTCAGGTAGAGTCCGCGGTGAAGAATTTGTCATCATTGCCTTCATCATTAGTAGCACTATACTGTATGATGGAGAAGTCATTCGCGGTGAAGGAATACGTCTTCCAATAGACTTTGAAATGTTTGGGCAAGATCTAAAAATTTGGATTCTCTTGAAGGATGATGTGATTCCCTTTTGTAATCTGGAACCGATTACAGGGAACAGCATTATCGCATACATTTGGTAAATATCTTATTAAGCTACTATCATTTATAATCGGGATTTCTTATCTAAGTCTGAAATGATTTGTTGACAGCCATTCTTATGGAAAGATGAAGACAGAGGGAAGTCTTGGGAGGTTTATGTTTGTGAATCCATTTACCGTATCTCAAAATCGACAAGACTCAACCGAGACAAGAGCCCGCAAACTAGCAGACAGGTTACTTCAGGCTTTATCAAATCAGTTGGTACTCGTTCCTTGCAACGTGGGGTAAGTGAAAATGTTAAGTTAGTAGTTAGTGTGGTATATGTTTTCGCCTactaatccaattttttttataaaatagtgGGCATTGGATTCTGACAATCATTGATCTTGAGAAAGATCGTGTCTCTTTGATGGATCCAATTTCTCATCGGAATAAAGATACCCCATGGAAACTCGTCGTTGACACGTAAGTTAAGACTTTAACTAATCATTTCTGTTATTGATTTTTATAGCTAATATGAAATTTCTGGTTGCCTTTGATTTCAAGTGCGATGAATATTGTGAATGCACGCAAGggaaaaaaattcaagaaaacaGCAAGTTGGGAAGTGGTTAAGGTAGgtataattttctatttatggCTATTACAACTTAATTATGTTTGTTATTGCCAAGTTCCCTAGCTAATATGTGAACTGTAAACTGCCACTTATTGGCTGCTTTTGTTGGCTGAAAATCATGCATATCAAGGGGTAAACTGCCACTTATTGACTGCTCTTTTTCGGATTCTTGAATCTTGATAGGGTCCTATCCAGCCTGATGCATCTCAATGTGGATTTTATGTCATGAAGTTCATGAAAGAGATCATAACACGCTGTGAACTTAATGCCTACACGTCTCTATCATCGATGGtaactatatatattatactcttCATCATTTAACTTTCTAATAGAACTTTTGTAATTAttcgtaaaatatatttatgtacGTATTTCTTTTTACAGTTTAAGAATGTTAAGACATACACCGAAGCGGAAATCGATGATATTCGTGAGGAATGGGCAACTTTTGTGATAAAGCATGTGTTTGCTTGAACTTTAGGTATGATAGCGATATGTTAATGTAAATTTTCTTAGGTGCAAGCTATGGATAATTGAAAGCTGTTGCATTTACATTCATGAAATCCTTTAACTTAATGTTTTATTTGCATAAAAATTTCACATTTTGACTGCATGAAGTTGGTATTATGCAGGAATGGAGCAGATGATAGGAAAGATAGAAGTTCCCGGGAACTACAATCCTTATTTACAACAAGAAGACTACAACATGGATGGATAACCGTATAGATCTCTTGACTTGTGGTATATGTGCTTTATGAACTGAAAATATTAGTTTCTTCTACTCGAACTCGGAGAATGCTGACCTTGTCGTCTTGAACTGCATTTTGTCTGGCCTCGTTGCTTTAAATTAACAGATCTTACTTTTGAATATTTGATGATTGTTTTTGCAACTTTTGAATGTTAATATTATGTTctcaatgttattttattatttgaatttttttcttttgagtttTAGATATAAATAAAAGGCAAAATtgagaatatataaaaaatatgtgGAAAACTGTCATCTATTACATGCAAAACTGTTATCTATAATAAAATAGACAACAAAAATTAAaggtcatacataacggttactAACAATAACGAaaataatccgttatgtatgtggAGACAAACCGTTATGAATGAAagttatagataacggatgtaAGTGTTATGTATCACAAGGATAACAAACAAGAAACGTTATGTAAATTGCAATAAAACGTTATGTATAACAATTAAAATGCAAAAGCATAACGGTTTTCCATGTCTTTCATAACGGTAAAAAACGTTATGTATGCaagtcatagataacggatgtaAGTGTTATGTATCACAatataaaaccgttatctatatcttacaaagataacggtttaaaccgttataaaaagtataaaaaactgttaactatgttatgagaaaaaataaatattatataatagataacggattaattctaatacataacagtcgaaaaccgttatctttttcttacaaagataacggtttaaaccgttataaaaagtataaaaaactgttaactataatatgaaaaaatatatattatggaatagataacagataaattataatacataacagtcgaaaaccgttatgtataatcaatatagataacggttttataaccgttatgtatgtgtggttgtactgttatctattcccttcatagataacggttttataaccgttatgtatgtgtggttgtactgttatcttttcccttcatagataacggtttttaaaccgttgtgtatgacacctataatagataacaccactatacacaacgctttttttgctcatagataacggataaaatccgttatctatgtgcgtttttctagtagtgatggttcttatgttctcacgataagtgtggttctcattataaccacaccctatatatataggggcacgctccagtgagaccccctatttttcgtgtaacatgagtacaatgaataagacatataatactaatgaacaaaacgtatatctaatgaacaagatgtatatactgatgaaaaataaaatttaaaaaattcgtaatgaataagacatatatattgatgaacagggccgtatatactgatgaacaatgcagtatatactgatgaataacaaaatttaaaatattctgctccctccaggattcgaaccctgcgaaaaaaaatcaccctccagatacaatatcagaggtggccacggttcggttcccagttcgaaccggaaccggaaccgccggttcccggaaccgaaccaaaaaatacccctcacggtttcggttccgaaccgtgaaccggcggttccggttccggttccgaaccgccggttccggttcgaaccgTTAGAACcgtccgtttttttttttaatgtaatttttattattttatgtattgttgtgtaaaatttaattaaatttgctttaataaaataaatgacacaagaaaatataaagttcatatacattattttctaaattgaacttataattcaAAGTTATACCTTACAACTCttgtaaataaaatttacaaattacatcatttgaatgctaaaataaaattaatgcaatttagtttacaactttttattggggaaaaaaagaaataaaggaaatagaacttgagcttaattataacatttaagttataattgagTTGCCTACGTATCCCGAAGGAATCAAAGTCCACGTAGTTCTCTTACCTTCGTCTTACCTTTGGTGACACCGCATAATCATGAAGTCTTCTACATGTCGAAGTCGAAGTCGTCGTCGAAGTCTTCGCCTTCGGTGCATTGAGATGACTCGCTCGCATCGGTGGTATCGCCTTCGGTGGTGGATATGGGGTACTCCATGAACAAATCATCCCATTTGTTTTCTTGCTCTCTTGCTTCGGCTAATGTATGATCTTTGAGCAATAGTTGAGCTTCAAGATTATGCGGTGCCATTTGGGATCTTCGTTCGTCGAGCATGTATCCTGATTCGCTAAAAGCTTGCTCGACCGCTACAGTTGATGCCGGGACGGAGAATATCTCTCTCGCCATCACCGCAAGGATGGGGTATTGTCCTTGCTTAATTGACCACCAATTTAACACGTCCACGTCATTTGGCCCTGCATTAAGTAATTCCCCTCCCTTTGGCTCCCTAAGGTATTCTTCTAGTTCAGAAAATTGTTGTTGACTACTACTACTACTTTGACCTTTGTTTGCGAAAAAATTTGAAGCATAAGACCCGCTTGAGTGCTAGTGTCAAATCCATAAGAAGATGATCCACTTTTTATTAAATAGgattatattaaaaagagaaaagaaaaaaagaaacctaaacccttgaaagcacagagagcagactaagggccgagcctcgttaaaacctcagcaagaggaaaaagagtactcgtctaaaaagaaaaaaagtgttTAGAAGCTGAAATGGGAGAATCTCAGAAGCTCCGGCCGTACCATCGCCCCTAGAAAATCCCAGCTTCACAACACAAGAGAAAACTAAAGGAACCAAAAAAACCACAAGGGAAAAAATAAACGAACCGGCCTTATCGACGTCTGTCATAGAAGAATCCCTGGCCGGTAATACGCCGTCGCCGAGTCCCTCCTCCAGCCATCGATCAACCAAAGAAGAGGCACCGAACAGGCAAAACGTCCCAGAAGAATTTGTCGCCTCAGAATAACATCCACGAGCTGTCATAGAATGAACCCCGGCCGGTGATACGCCGGCGCCGAGGCCCAGAAATAAACCTTGAAGAAAGCTCATTCCCTGAAAACAAGGAGATAGCACTCCAAGAATCAACATATCAATGACGGAAGCTGTTGATTCCCAACAATACTCAACGCTAAACAACCCCAGGAGGTCGTTCACGGAGAACCAACGGGACTAAGAAGATGATCCACTACTCCTAacagttttattttttttcgtttttgttttcattttttgttgttctttttcattttttttatttctattctccttttttacaatatttattttattttatttatttcaaagcaattattattatgataaaaaataactatcaatatgaaaaattgtagtaatattttttatagattacCATTCATCTTATTAATAGTAAATGAttttcttacgacaataattatttgaccaaatattttctttattttattttagtaaagGATTTTCTTTATTGTAATACCctgtttcctcgagctaagtttagaataatttttgaacttagatttaagatgattcacgccggattgagaaaaagaatttatttaattccaacaaaatgatttacaaaaacgtttgtaaatattttagctatttaaatttttgtgcattgcatattaatttaaatatgagcatgtgtatatgtgaaatattttacatataattaatatttatttttacaagatttaaattaaagtctatgatggactttaattattttatgtttgggCTTTATTTTTATATTGGACCCTTAAGTTAAAAGTACTTGATTAACCAAATGAAAGCCCAACTCTTCATAAGCCCAACCCACATTCTTCCTTGATATTTTCGTCTGCCACCACCGCCTTCCTGTTCTCTTCCTCTTCAATATATGTATCTCCCTTATTCATCTAATTCCTCACCCCAGCAACGAAATTCAAACAGAAAAATCACCAAGCCTAGCTCATCAAGCATCTTTTGCAGAAAACAGAAATCTTTGAACAGAATACATACAAAAGGTTCCTCAACTTCTTTAACTTCAGTTTTTATACCAATATTCCCAAATCAAGCATGAcaaattatttacataaatgCTTTCAATCTGtgtacatatttatatatatatgaagcatgattgttttaaaagaaaatgaagaaaggTTGAGTCTTGAACTTGTTTGTGTGTTTGCTGTCGAGTCGAGAGTCAGTCAGGGGAGGCCGAGCCTAGGGCCTCGGCGGGCGGCTCCTGCTGCTGCTTGTCGCCGAAGGATACAGAGAGGGAGTGGTGTGCTGACGGTGGTGGCGCGGAGCCACTGACCGAGGCTGCCGGATCTGTGAACAGAGGGTGGAGAGAGAGGGGCGGCTGCTTCGATGGGGTTCagcggagggaggcagggcacggcggcggtgccgctgctgcccggccacggctggagagagagagagggtctGGTCTGGGCTGAGTGCTATCGGCGACGATGGCTTGGCTGCTGTTGCCGGAAGGCCGAGAGAGagacggagggaggcggcggcgatatctatcgccgttgccaaggaagGAGGCCAGTCGACGGCTGCCTCGCTGGAGGGAGCTGCGGCGGCGGGATTTGGCTGAGTGAGGATGAGGGAGAAGGGGGCGAAAGGATcagtcgagggagagagagactGGTGTGTGCGTGACTGATGAGGGAGGGGCGTGACTGATAAGGAAAAGGGAGAGGGAGTGTTGGGCTGTTGGGCTAGGGCATGAGTGTTGGGCCGAGTTTGTTTAATTTTGTTTCAGTTtggtttgggccgatttttcttCCTTTTAAATTCCAGTTGGGCcattgtttttaaaaaaatgttttgggcccttattttatttaaagactTGGGCTGCTTTGATTAATTCTATTAATTGGGctgccctattttaattaattgaactattaattagtttaattaattattttcaaagaatagttttcataataatattaaattattattatgtgcatattttaagtaattacttattatatgctaagcatgacatgaaattgcatttattttgcaataaaagtatttatgatttaattggttttatttataattccaattattaaagaacgatgagtaagaatattgttggtgttcttaactcaagagaaatgttttcaattatttattcattaaattttgaaaacccggctaagtgaatcatagaatgttaagcactttaccgtgacttgagtttagattaaagagacctattaagaatagatttcttgtaggctttgaacgtcaggaggattagcactgctattccgattcagagataacgttaaacgacaggcattgcctatacaggtgggcttatttttccaaatgtatgatttagctattaagcttaaatgttcgtgaaatataaactgtttatccaataaaatgtttatgtgcactctgctctgtttaatgctcgccacaacgaatcaattgaggttctcttatagcctaacacgttatttgagaattgtgtacaccgttagctgactcggtgggttgatctccattcgggcactaactaagaggcgttataagggtgcttgctggatgtgttccgaagcatgtaatgaaagggcctgcctgggtagcgtcccgaggtcaaaagttgtaacacccgggcttttgatgacgtgtttaattgcttaagtttgagtaattagggtatagatcccttgtttgatttactttgtaaagagatgaagagttatatgaagttttgttgttatattttaaagatgttgagatgttcttttgatgatgtgaggatgatgtgggattttatatccgtatttgagtttgagtatttgaataattctagataattatttgaatgagaacggtgaactcggaagtgaaatctgagtccgttaagacgtttttgaaatttttgactttttgacgatgaatagtaaagtacggctatttcgtctttttgtcgactttcaaaatcttacgtgcacgtcgtcgagaaatattcttagtttttcgatacgagtccaataatgaaagtttttatttttggacgacgagtgaatagtaaaccgggatttctcgataaacgaaccgagctcgtttatcagaatttcgagaacgagcttgtattttctatatttatatagaattacgagtgtaatgaaagtgggtagaggttgagagggcgagtaacgaataatatgggtagttagtcgttaaaacgagatgaaacgagatatttaacgactaacgggttaatatcctaaatatctaacctaccctacccctaaccaccccccaaccgcccaaactcACTCACTCACACATATTACACGTTTGTTTCAGCCAAACACTTttaacacacacaacacctaaaacacacactaaactcacgcataacaccattgttgaggagttggagcttttgacctccgatttgagcaccgagacgagcgtcgatcatcttttcgatcacgtatctaagtaggtaagatctctacctacgttttgatggttttcttttcgattttcgtcgacgtcgaaaagcgtcgattctcgactttattttgaaacgacgttggatcgtcgtgaaattttagtatgttgttcttgggtagatgttgagcatgtttaatgaagggagtaagaacggaacgaaccgtagctatgaaacccatgagggcagccccgtttttcacatattagcttgtctttcgatttttgtttgatcgttttgacttgatatttgtgcttaggggtatgctagaatcgatatatattaaattcgtatttttccaagcacgaaaattgtataaatttttagagtatgattatttaaattcgtgaagtttgagacgttgcataatgaatattattgcgtatatgtgttctacgatatcacatgagcatgctaattgatttacaatttatggatgataattgttgaacgaaattaaaactggaattctgtcaaaattttacagcagtttcaagcttatgtttcgatgagttttcattgcttgatggctctgaaattttagtatgtttatctatgatatgtgtatttcgttgctgcaaaatttcatgtcttttggatgatgtttgctattttaaagatattttgaaaaatccttgacagaatctgtcaactattggtagacttcacaaaaacgtttatatctattaatccatgaaggattttgcatcaccgttttttttaaacgaaactagacttcaatacttttctaaaaacataagatttcgatttttatgacctctgaaacagagcagtttattatttcaaaaatgccctgttctgctgtcatatttgtccaacagtaaaagtgtatgagtttcattgtttatttggcagatcatatgaacgttttctcttgtgaaattttaaccaaatcttcaaggatacctttagttttggatgattaaatttgatggaattttattaaggtttgccttggtttctaatggcctaaacaaaattggcagaaactgtcaatctttgacagcctgcactaaaagagcaatatctccaaaaaaacctttaacctttttggttaactaccatttttagagtgaactacacttcatgaagtttttgagatcaattggtatgagagtttatgatgattgagttggttgttatgaagttttaaagatgacacaaaaacagcaaaactttctagaaaataacttgattatatttgttttgatggatgatacgatatgactaaatggtgtgagttgtgagagttatgattaacgcacataaatgttggtatctgacactcgaacaattggtgtcgagtataaatgatagtttactgataaagagttttgatgattttgaattgtttggtttgcgttgaaaagatgtcaagatgttaagttttgagtcgagagacgagttcacgtagtgagattcacgcgttgaaatctcgtggctgacattatatatgaataggtcatgtcgaaatttttagtgaaattagaatttgagcatagtcaattcttgttgacctgtgactcaaatacatacctaatggaaagtttaactttctaattggttaattagacgagatgagagcgaatagatctgctaagaaagtgaacttttcgatgtgttaaatatttcttttaattgaagcgctgctaattataacataaggatgttataattaatgagtaatgacgagagataataattgttatattgattaacaatcaagatagatgaacattagagatactaatgtttcataaaagagattagattattaatcgaggtttcttttataacttctcaccaattcttcataacgatgaaggtccttttgggaagtaacgacttgagggagagagtgacgttactcattgatacagagacacaacgaggtgggcattacttttactatacgtatatagagatcccctacgtatcgtaggcctcttatacgaatgaatgcatgagatgatctaactgttaatttcagtttcatatatatcaaatgagtttaaatgttacattcaaacaagttatttcatgacaaaatctttgagttaaagttatttcaagtattgtcttgccataaaatgtttcaattttagtatgatatctatctgctttggctttgccaatgatgcaattgaattcgggtcctgagcagttgatagctatcctgccaggactagtgtacaccagtgaccgtgagtcatctagcgggttggccggtcaagtgaccgtgagaggtggccacctctccggcacacagtttcagatatgatagattacaaaagaacatagtctgatcagacgaactttaagaatcacaaatgaacttagtaagcttgggcatttttagcgaaaaactcccttgctgtactgattatgatggcatgacaatttacagttttgaagcatgtatttttatacctaggcatacgtgcccactgagtgcttatgtactcagccctgcatatgttttctaaatgtgc includes these proteins:
- the LOC131019688 gene encoding uncharacterized protein LOC131019688; amino-acid sequence: MFGQDLKIWILLKDDVIPFCNLEPITGNSIIAYICHSYGKMKTEGSLGRFMFVNPFTVSQNRQDSTETRARKLADRLLQALSNQLVLVPCNVGGHWILTIIDLEKDRVSLMDPISHRNKDTPWKLVVDTAMNIVNARKGKKFKKTASWEVVKGPIQPDASQCGFYVMKFMKEIITRCELNAYTSLSSMFKNVKTYTEAEIDDIREEWATFVIKHVFA